In Aristaeella hokkaidonensis, the following are encoded in one genomic region:
- a CDS encoding insulinase family protein, translating to MTFEVNKAFAGFTVKEIRDSEELRGRTVLLEHDRTGAQVFWVDNKAENIVFSITFRTLPEDDTGVFHILEHCVLSGSGKYPVREPFLELLKSSMNTFLNALTFSDMTMFPVSSRNPRDILNLTGVYLDAVFDPIAVKDPKRFCQEGWHVDRNEAGESVFRGVVFNEMKGAMSDTDTLIDRQLMRQLFPDTCYGYNSGGEPEAIPTLTYERFCEQYLRHYHPSNARIYLDGAAPMEEMLSLIGSYLDRFDLRKDIPEYSYQKPVGSEQTILYELGQEEGEENRGHLTLGRITGTWKDRTENMARGILCDVLTGSNEALLKRAALERGLAEDISVSVDDTTLQSWLTIHAENVTDGKENEILNLLEETGEKIRREGLDRSAVEASLNRAIYALREEDEPQGIGRCIRCVGNWIFGGNPTDALETSGMVKELKAWLDSGRFEELAADMLLNRENMVTLHTLPSRTIGEEKRLLEKKRLNALVSGWTDEEKAENDRLIEALAEWQNTPDSPEALQTLPRLNKEDADAEPVWTETGIRVCNDVKVMTHQLNCNGVVHIRLYFSLTDYSLEELTRLSQLTGLLGRLPTGNHDALTLQQDIKRWTGALGFTIITRAENGQDETCTPYLTAYTSALEENAEKAAELLAEILTSTRYEDRDKMTEMFRQNEIGARQRILSAGNQIAVRKALSQYSAENAVKNALDGDAAAAYIHLLARKPEKEFPVLMKLADRLMKETLCRKRMTVSVTSTEEMIPAKLISTFAEGTTVPAARAYKADCPGAVGFRVPAQAGFAARGYRLSRAGAAFDGILWLASSILSLDYYWNRVRVQGGAYGAGLQVERNGNIYSSSYRDPTPGKTPEVDRGAADFLRAFVRNGEDLDRYIISALNELNPLLSPRDKGTLADGRYMTGYTREEAERIRKQILHAVPEDLERCAQSLEAFGREGTVCVVANKDALKDCEGLTVKDL from the coding sequence ATGACATTCGAAGTGAACAAGGCTTTTGCCGGCTTTACCGTTAAAGAAATCCGGGACAGCGAAGAACTGCGCGGCAGGACTGTGCTGCTTGAACATGACAGGACCGGCGCACAGGTGTTCTGGGTAGACAATAAAGCAGAAAACATCGTGTTTTCCATCACCTTCCGGACACTGCCCGAGGATGATACCGGCGTATTTCATATTCTTGAACACTGTGTGCTGTCCGGAAGCGGCAAATATCCGGTGAGGGAGCCTTTCCTTGAACTGCTGAAGAGCAGCATGAACACATTCCTGAACGCACTGACATTTTCCGATATGACCATGTTTCCGGTCTCCAGCCGGAATCCAAGAGATATCCTGAACCTGACCGGCGTATACCTGGACGCGGTTTTTGATCCGATTGCCGTGAAGGATCCCAAACGCTTCTGCCAGGAAGGCTGGCATGTGGACCGGAACGAAGCGGGAGAGTCCGTTTTCCGCGGAGTTGTTTTCAACGAAATGAAAGGCGCCATGAGCGACACGGACACACTGATTGACCGGCAGCTCATGCGTCAGCTGTTTCCGGACACCTGTTACGGTTACAACAGCGGTGGAGAGCCGGAGGCAATTCCGACGCTGACCTATGAACGTTTCTGTGAACAATACCTGCGTCATTACCATCCTTCCAACGCACGCATCTATCTGGACGGTGCGGCGCCCATGGAGGAGATGCTGTCCCTGATTGGTTCCTACCTGGACCGGTTTGACCTCCGGAAGGATATACCGGAATACAGCTATCAGAAACCGGTGGGATCCGAACAGACCATCCTGTATGAACTGGGGCAGGAAGAAGGGGAAGAGAATCGCGGACACCTGACCCTCGGACGGATCACGGGAACATGGAAGGATCGTACAGAAAACATGGCACGGGGGATCCTGTGCGACGTACTGACGGGCAGCAATGAAGCCCTGCTGAAAAGGGCTGCGCTGGAGCGGGGACTGGCAGAAGATATTTCTGTGTCCGTGGATGATACAACGCTGCAAAGCTGGCTGACCATTCATGCTGAAAACGTGACGGACGGCAAGGAAAATGAAATACTGAACCTGCTTGAGGAAACCGGTGAGAAGATCCGGCGGGAGGGCCTGGACAGAAGCGCGGTGGAAGCTTCCCTGAACCGTGCGATTTACGCGCTGCGGGAAGAGGATGAGCCCCAGGGAATAGGCCGGTGTATCCGCTGCGTGGGGAACTGGATATTCGGCGGCAATCCCACAGATGCACTGGAAACATCAGGGATGGTAAAGGAACTGAAGGCATGGCTGGACAGCGGACGGTTCGAGGAACTGGCAGCAGATATGCTGCTGAACCGGGAAAACATGGTCACGCTGCATACACTTCCGTCCAGGACAATCGGCGAAGAAAAGCGACTCCTGGAAAAGAAACGACTGAACGCACTTGTGTCCGGATGGACGGATGAAGAAAAAGCGGAAAATGACCGGCTGATCGAAGCACTGGCAGAATGGCAGAATACTCCGGACAGCCCTGAAGCACTGCAGACGCTGCCAAGGCTGAACAAAGAAGACGCGGACGCGGAGCCGGTATGGACAGAAACCGGCATCCGGGTCTGTAACGATGTAAAGGTGATGACACACCAGCTCAACTGTAACGGTGTGGTGCATATCAGGCTTTATTTCTCCCTGACAGACTACAGCCTGGAAGAACTGACCAGACTGTCCCAGCTGACAGGCCTGCTGGGCAGGCTCCCTACAGGCAATCACGACGCGCTGACGCTGCAGCAGGATATCAAACGCTGGACGGGTGCCCTGGGCTTTACCATTATTACGCGGGCGGAAAACGGGCAGGATGAAACCTGCACTCCGTACCTGACGGCCTATACAAGCGCACTTGAGGAAAATGCTGAAAAGGCGGCAGAACTGCTGGCGGAAATCCTGACGTCCACCCGGTATGAAGACCGGGATAAGATGACGGAGATGTTCCGGCAGAACGAGATCGGCGCCCGGCAGAGAATCCTGAGCGCGGGAAACCAGATTGCGGTCAGGAAAGCATTGAGCCAGTACAGTGCGGAGAATGCGGTGAAGAATGCCCTGGACGGCGACGCGGCGGCAGCTTACATTCATCTGCTTGCCAGAAAGCCGGAAAAGGAATTCCCCGTACTGATGAAGCTGGCTGATCGGCTGATGAAAGAAACACTGTGCCGGAAACGGATGACGGTGAGCGTAACCTCCACCGAGGAGATGATTCCGGCAAAACTGATCAGCACCTTCGCGGAGGGAACAACCGTTCCCGCAGCAAGGGCATACAAGGCGGACTGCCCAGGGGCAGTTGGTTTCCGGGTACCGGCACAGGCGGGTTTTGCGGCCCGCGGATACCGGCTCAGCCGGGCAGGAGCCGCGTTTGACGGCATCCTGTGGCTGGCCTCCTCTATCCTGAGCCTGGACTATTACTGGAACCGGGTGCGGGTACAGGGAGGCGCTTACGGAGCCGGGCTGCAGGTGGAACGGAACGGCAACATCTATTCCAGTTCCTACCGGGATCCCACACCGGGAAAAACACCGGAGGTTGACCGCGGAGCGGCGGATTTCCTGCGGGCTTTTGTCCGGAACGGGGAAGACCTGGACCGGTACATCATTTCTGCCCTGAACGAGCTGAATCCGCTGCTGAGCCCGAGGGATAAAGGAACGCTGGCAGACGGAAGATATATGACAGGATATACCCGGGAGGAAGCAGAGCGGATCCGCAAGCAGATCCTGCATGCGGTTCCAGAGGATCTGGAACGCTGCGCACAGAGCCTGGAGGCATTTGGCCGGGAGGGCACCGTGTGTGTGGTAGCAAACAAGGACGCGCTGAAAGACTGTGAAGGACTGACCGTCAAAGATCTGTAA
- a CDS encoding ABC transporter substrate-binding protein, with protein MKKLIALLLALAMMLGIASAFAEGGLDDLIAAAQDEGELIVYGSCEEQYLSEACKKFQELYGINVEYQRLSTGEVQTKIAEEKGNPSADVWFGGTNDPYNEAAKDGLLEAYEAVNASHLLKPYYRDPEGYWYGIYQGILGFMVNKEELARLNLEAPKSWDDLLKPEYKGLIWLSNPNTAGTAKLVINTMVQIKGHDEAMAYFVELDKNIAQYTKSGSGPSKKVGPGECVIGIGFLHDGVYQILQGYDNIGLIIPEDGTAYEVGSTAIFEGCEHPNAAKLWIEFALSPDCVELADDAGSYQFLVIDNAQMPAALAAFPELDPNKTIDYDFADAKENTSKYVEDYFNALKDAGAEADDRFKTE; from the coding sequence ATGAAAAAACTGATTGCTCTACTGCTTGCACTTGCTATGATGCTCGGCATCGCTTCCGCGTTTGCGGAAGGCGGACTGGATGACCTGATTGCGGCCGCCCAGGATGAAGGTGAACTGATTGTTTACGGTTCCTGTGAGGAACAGTATCTGAGCGAAGCATGCAAAAAGTTCCAGGAACTGTATGGCATCAACGTGGAATATCAGCGGCTGAGCACCGGTGAGGTTCAGACCAAGATTGCTGAGGAAAAGGGAAATCCCTCCGCTGACGTATGGTTCGGCGGCACGAATGATCCCTACAACGAAGCAGCCAAGGACGGCCTGCTGGAAGCTTATGAAGCAGTGAATGCTTCCCACCTGCTGAAGCCCTACTACAGGGATCCGGAAGGATATTGGTACGGTATTTACCAGGGCATCCTGGGTTTCATGGTCAACAAGGAAGAGCTGGCCCGCCTGAACCTGGAAGCGCCCAAGTCCTGGGATGACCTGCTCAAGCCCGAATACAAAGGCCTGATCTGGCTGTCCAACCCGAACACCGCCGGTACGGCCAAGCTGGTAATCAATACCATGGTCCAGATCAAGGGTCATGATGAAGCCATGGCTTACTTTGTTGAACTGGACAAGAACATCGCCCAGTACACCAAGAGCGGCTCCGGCCCCTCCAAGAAGGTCGGCCCCGGAGAATGCGTTATCGGCATCGGCTTCCTGCATGACGGTGTATACCAGATCCTGCAGGGCTATGACAACATCGGCCTGATCATCCCCGAGGATGGCACCGCCTATGAAGTCGGCTCCACTGCCATCTTCGAAGGATGCGAACATCCCAACGCTGCCAAGCTGTGGATCGAATTTGCCCTGTCTCCCGACTGCGTGGAGCTGGCGGATGACGCGGGCAGCTATCAGTTCCTGGTGATCGACAACGCCCAGATGCCTGCCGCTCTGGCCGCCTTCCCGGAACTGGATCCCAACAAGACCATCGATTATGATTTCGCAGACGCGAAGGAAAACACTTCCAAGTACGTGGAAGACTACTTCAACGCTCTGAAGGATGCCGGTGCTGAAGCGGACGACCGTTTCAAGACTGAGTAA
- a CDS encoding ABC transporter permease has product MARSQSASLDRKKFFGDPVLVITIIALIIFLALFILYPLAMLLMDSVLVRDTHLYSIEPLVSGEKIVYVSEKGEEISDSRSPVCVKLTSPTEGVEERIVPVYNSTGLFAGRATMNDVEKGNTLYLKTVNSKDKAVYIALDQLTQVQEVPQTYRANGRVIKKMDGIELSDLCIQLHEDNWTLDAFPRIFSDYTFNNALRNTLLLGCLTGLGSLLIGLLFAYVDVYVHIRSRMTKKLFDVVSLLPVVSPPFVLSLSMMLLFGRSGLITRMVLGIYDSDIYGLWGITIVQTLTFFPVVYLMLKGLLKNIDPSMEEAARDMGASRWKVFTTVTLPLLLPGLGNAFLVTFIESVADFANPMIIGGSYDTLATTIYLRITGGTYDINGASAMAVVLLGLTLVLFLIQKYVLEKKTAATLTGKASRGRMLIEDKSVRYPLTVLCTAVSVFVILMYIAVPFGALFKLWGRDYSLSFKWFEQMFRERGWQAFKDSFVLSIIAAPVTALLSMIISYLVVKRKFKAKGFIEFVSMLAMAVPGTVLGVGFIRGFAGGVFRTGFLQGIYGSGLILIIVFVVRSLPVGTRSGISALRQIDKSIEESAYDMGAGSGKVFMTVTLPLIKDSFFSGLVTTFVRSITAISAVILLVTPRFLLITCRINEYAEKGEYGVACAYATILILITYAAILIMNTVLKYFGTSKKIKGEVK; this is encoded by the coding sequence GTGGCCCGAAGTCAGAGCGCGAGCCTGGACCGGAAGAAATTCTTCGGCGATCCGGTTCTGGTGATTACAATCATTGCGCTTATTATCTTTCTGGCTCTTTTTATTCTTTATCCGCTTGCCATGCTGCTGATGGACAGCGTACTGGTACGCGATACACATCTGTATTCCATTGAACCGCTGGTCAGTGGAGAAAAAATCGTCTATGTTTCTGAAAAAGGTGAAGAGATCAGCGACAGCCGTTCTCCGGTCTGCGTAAAGCTGACATCGCCGACGGAAGGCGTAGAGGAGAGAATTGTACCCGTGTACAATTCCACGGGTCTGTTTGCCGGCCGGGCAACGATGAACGACGTTGAGAAGGGCAATACGCTCTATCTCAAAACGGTGAACAGCAAAGACAAGGCAGTCTATATTGCCCTGGACCAGCTGACCCAGGTACAGGAAGTTCCGCAGACATACAGGGCTAACGGCAGAGTTATCAAGAAGATGGACGGGATCGAGCTGAGCGACCTGTGCATCCAGCTGCATGAAGACAACTGGACGCTGGACGCGTTCCCGCGGATCTTCAGCGACTACACATTCAACAACGCACTGAGAAACACGCTGCTGCTGGGCTGCCTGACAGGACTGGGATCCCTGTTGATCGGCCTCCTGTTTGCCTATGTGGACGTTTACGTCCATATCCGCAGCAGGATGACGAAAAAGCTGTTTGACGTTGTTTCCCTGCTGCCGGTGGTATCCCCGCCGTTTGTGCTGTCCCTTTCCATGATGCTGCTCTTCGGCCGCAGCGGACTGATCACCCGGATGGTCCTTGGAATCTATGACTCGGACATCTACGGACTCTGGGGCATCACGATCGTTCAGACCCTCACTTTCTTCCCGGTGGTTTACCTGATGCTGAAGGGCCTGCTGAAGAACATCGATCCCTCCATGGAAGAAGCAGCCCGGGATATGGGCGCCAGCCGGTGGAAAGTGTTCACGACCGTGACGCTGCCGCTGCTTCTGCCCGGACTCGGAAACGCGTTCCTGGTGACCTTCATTGAATCCGTGGCGGACTTCGCAAACCCGATGATCATCGGCGGCAGCTATGACACACTGGCGACGACGATCTACCTGCGGATTACCGGCGGTACATACGATATCAACGGTGCTTCCGCCATGGCTGTGGTACTGCTTGGCCTGACGCTGGTGCTGTTCCTGATCCAGAAGTACGTGCTGGAGAAGAAGACGGCCGCCACGCTGACGGGCAAGGCCTCCAGGGGACGGATGCTGATTGAGGACAAGAGCGTCCGTTATCCGCTGACGGTCCTTTGTACAGCGGTTTCCGTGTTCGTCATCCTGATGTATATCGCGGTTCCCTTCGGCGCACTGTTCAAGCTGTGGGGCAGGGATTATTCCCTTTCCTTCAAGTGGTTTGAGCAGATGTTCCGCGAGCGCGGATGGCAGGCATTCAAGGATTCCTTCGTGCTCTCTATTATTGCCGCTCCTGTGACGGCACTGCTTTCCATGATCATTTCCTATCTGGTGGTCAAGCGGAAATTCAAGGCAAAAGGCTTCATCGAATTTGTGTCCATGCTGGCCATGGCTGTTCCCGGAACCGTGCTGGGCGTTGGATTTATCCGCGGATTTGCGGGCGGCGTTTTCCGGACCGGTTTCCTGCAGGGAATCTACGGATCAGGCCTGATCCTGATCATTGTCTTTGTGGTACGATCCCTGCCTGTCGGAACCCGCAGCGGTATTTCAGCCCTGCGGCAGATTGACAAATCCATTGAGGAATCGGCCTACGATATGGGCGCGGGCAGCGGAAAGGTATTCATGACCGTGACGCTGCCGCTGATCAAAGATTCCTTCTTCTCCGGCCTGGTGACCACCTTCGTGCGGTCCATTACCGCCATCAGCGCGGTGATCCTGCTGGTGACCCCGCGGTTCCTGCTGATTACCTGCCGGATCAACGAATATGCCGAGAAGGGTGAATACGGCGTTGCATGCGCCTACGCCACCATCCTGATCCTGATTACCTACGCGGCAATCCTGATCATGAATACGGTGCTGAAATACTTTGGTACGAGCAAAAAGATCAAGGGAGAGGTGAAGTGA
- a CDS encoding ABC transporter ATP-binding protein: protein MAANKKEPKGVRLDHISKIYKDPKTGKDFYAVHDVALDIEPGSFVTLLGPSGCGKTTTLRMIAGFESPDEGEIYLGGEPINELTPNKRDTAMVFQSYALFPHYNVFDNVAYGLRLRKVPKDEIQERVTNILKLVELSDMEQRMTNQLSGGQQQRVALARALVVEPGVLLFDEPLSNLDAKLRVQMRTEIRRIQQALGITAIYVTHDQSEAMAISDNIILMKGGVIAQMGSPTEIYYHPNSEFVADFIGECNFLPCTVTGREGNDVIADVYGHPVKVLSERDTIGSAEIVLRPEAIEIADQGQLPCKVELSCFMGSYQNYHVRVGDTLVKIADNCPIGRKTYQVGDEAYISFRSECAHLLAT from the coding sequence ATGGCAGCGAACAAAAAAGAGCCCAAGGGAGTTCGCCTGGATCATATTTCAAAGATCTACAAGGATCCCAAGACGGGAAAGGATTTCTATGCCGTGCACGACGTGGCCCTGGACATTGAACCCGGAAGCTTCGTGACGCTGCTGGGCCCCTCCGGCTGCGGCAAGACGACGACCCTGCGCATGATCGCTGGCTTTGAAAGCCCGGACGAGGGAGAAATTTACCTGGGCGGGGAGCCGATCAACGAGCTGACGCCCAACAAGCGCGACACGGCCATGGTTTTCCAGAGCTATGCGCTTTTCCCGCACTACAATGTGTTTGACAATGTGGCCTACGGACTGCGCCTGCGGAAAGTGCCGAAGGATGAAATCCAGGAAAGAGTCACGAACATCCTGAAGCTGGTGGAACTATCCGATATGGAACAGCGGATGACCAACCAGCTTTCCGGCGGACAGCAGCAGCGCGTGGCACTGGCACGGGCGCTGGTTGTGGAACCCGGCGTGCTGCTTTTCGACGAACCACTGAGCAACCTGGACGCGAAGCTGAGGGTACAGATGCGTACGGAAATCCGCCGCATCCAGCAGGCGCTGGGCATCACCGCTATTTACGTGACCCATGACCAGAGCGAAGCAATGGCCATCTCCGACAACATCATCCTGATGAAGGGCGGCGTCATTGCCCAGATGGGTTCCCCGACGGAGATCTATTATCATCCAAACAGCGAGTTTGTCGCCGACTTTATCGGCGAGTGCAATTTCCTGCCGTGTACAGTGACCGGCAGGGAAGGAAACGATGTGATCGCCGACGTCTACGGACATCCGGTCAAAGTCCTGTCCGAAAGGGATACGATCGGCAGCGCCGAGATTGTCCTTCGCCCGGAAGCGATTGAGATTGCCGACCAGGGACAGCTGCCCTGCAAGGTGGAGCTGAGCTGCTTCATGGGTTCCTACCAGAACTACCATGTGCGGGTCGGCGATACGCTGGTGAAAATCGCTGACAACTGCCCGATCGGCCGGAAAACCTATCAGGTGGGAGACGAGGCGTACATCTCTTTCCGCAGCGAATGCGCGCACCTGCTGGCAACCTGA
- the surE gene encoding 5'/3'-nucleotidase SurE, producing MKRILITNDDGIRSSGIIRLVEAARALGEVTVIAPDREHSAKAHSISILEPVDFMPYAFPVPGVTAWVCSGTPSDCVRVGLAYLLPQKPDLVLSGINCGFNIASDIQYSATVGAALEAAHQGIPAAAFSEPYNPDHSVTDRFLPDVLELLEELLPGRDEILNINFPLASCNGILTGRTVSSGSMFRGSYQLTEHLPGGGLRLSAEWVPDDACDDGSDFRAVLDHYISIGVVRNIG from the coding sequence ATGAAAAGAATTCTCATTACCAATGATGACGGCATCCGTTCCTCCGGCATTATCCGCCTGGTTGAAGCAGCCCGTGCCCTCGGAGAAGTGACGGTTATTGCTCCTGACCGGGAACACAGTGCCAAGGCCCACAGCATTTCCATCCTGGAGCCGGTCGATTTTATGCCCTATGCGTTTCCGGTTCCGGGCGTAACCGCCTGGGTCTGCAGCGGCACGCCTTCAGACTGTGTGCGCGTCGGCCTGGCATATCTCCTTCCGCAGAAACCGGATCTGGTTCTTTCCGGTATCAATTGCGGTTTTAACATCGCCTCTGATATTCAGTATTCCGCTACTGTGGGTGCCGCGCTGGAAGCCGCCCATCAGGGAATCCCTGCTGCTGCTTTCTCGGAACCCTATAATCCGGATCACTCGGTCACAGACCGTTTTCTTCCCGACGTTCTGGAGCTTCTGGAGGAGTTGTTGCCCGGGCGGGACGAAATCCTCAATATCAATTTCCCGCTCGCTTCCTGCAACGGCATTCTCACCGGCCGCACCGTATCCTCCGGCTCTATGTTCCGTGGAAGCTATCAGCTTACGGAGCATCTTCCGGGCGGCGGTCTCCGCCTTTCCGCGGAGTGGGTGCCGGATGACGCCTGTGACGACGGCTCTGATTTCCGGGCCGTTCTGGATCATTACATTTCCATCGGCGTCGTCCGGAATATCGGTTAA
- a CDS encoding bifunctional metallophosphatase/5'-nucleotidase, with protein sequence MAPLLTVYFTSDIHGYLYPTNFQNKEPQPMGLLSMRFPKDENTLVIDGGDMLQGSPLTYFGRSEGVDIPIARAMNARGYDYVTLGNHDFNYGRENLLRYLRELDAQCLCANVDDLRGELPLLPCAVRTLGNGLRVGLVGLVTDWINRWEKPENLVDFSVVSPLERAKAAVASLECDVLIGIYHGGIERDPETGKLLSSTDENIACRLCEELPFDLLLTGHQHIPLAGARWHNTHLVQTPCNAASYIRVEMYADRHFTSELCPVPDHAEYTPEEAALFGRLNEWLDHPIGHLSRSLWPEDKLKMAMEGSPIADFFNQVQLWASGACVSCTCLANSVRGFDKNVTVRDVVATYVYPNTLKVLEVTGSILRQGLEQCARYFDRDAQGHLAISEAFLRPKEAHFNYDYFAGIEYTFNLTRPAGRRVVSLTCEGRPVQDSDTFTLCMCDYRATGAGDFDFYLSCPVVRDIQTDITELILRYLEEHDPVEIPSGHPLTVLT encoded by the coding sequence ATGGCACCGCTGCTGACTGTATATTTCACATCGGATATCCATGGATATCTGTATCCCACAAACTTCCAGAATAAGGAGCCCCAGCCCATGGGGCTTCTTTCCATGCGCTTCCCCAAGGATGAGAACACGCTCGTCATCGATGGCGGCGATATGCTTCAGGGTTCTCCCCTGACTTATTTCGGCCGTTCCGAGGGTGTTGACATACCGATTGCCCGGGCCATGAATGCCCGGGGATATGATTACGTCACCCTCGGCAATCACGATTTCAATTACGGCCGTGAAAATCTTCTTCGCTATCTCCGTGAGCTGGATGCCCAGTGTCTCTGTGCCAATGTGGATGATCTCCGCGGGGAGCTTCCGCTGCTACCCTGTGCCGTCCGTACTCTCGGCAACGGCCTTCGTGTCGGTCTTGTCGGGCTGGTAACCGACTGGATCAACCGCTGGGAGAAGCCTGAAAACCTGGTGGACTTTTCCGTTGTTTCCCCGCTGGAACGCGCGAAAGCCGCCGTGGCCTCCCTGGAGTGTGACGTGCTCATCGGCATTTATCACGGCGGAATCGAGCGGGATCCGGAAACCGGGAAGTTGCTCTCATCCACGGATGAAAACATTGCCTGCCGCCTGTGCGAGGAGCTCCCCTTTGACCTGCTGCTGACCGGTCACCAGCACATCCCGCTGGCCGGTGCACGCTGGCACAATACTCACCTTGTCCAGACGCCCTGCAATGCCGCCTCGTATATCCGGGTGGAAATGTACGCGGACCGGCACTTTACTTCTGAGTTGTGTCCTGTTCCGGATCATGCGGAATATACGCCGGAAGAGGCCGCCCTGTTCGGCCGGCTGAATGAATGGCTGGACCATCCCATCGGTCACCTTTCCCGTTCCCTCTGGCCGGAAGACAAGCTGAAAATGGCAATGGAAGGATCTCCGATTGCGGATTTCTTCAATCAGGTTCAGCTCTGGGCGTCCGGTGCCTGCGTCAGCTGCACCTGCCTGGCCAATTCCGTCCGCGGCTTTGACAAAAATGTAACTGTCCGGGATGTGGTGGCCACCTACGTCTATCCCAACACCCTCAAAGTGCTGGAAGTCACCGGTTCCATCCTTCGTCAGGGGCTGGAGCAGTGCGCCCGGTATTTTGACCGGGATGCGCAGGGGCATCTTGCCATCAGTGAAGCCTTTCTCCGGCCGAAGGAAGCGCATTTCAATTACGATTATTTTGCCGGGATCGAATACACCTTTAACCTCACCCGTCCCGCGGGTCGGCGGGTGGTTTCCCTTACCTGTGAAGGCCGGCCTGTACAGGATTCAGACACCTTCACCCTTTGTATGTGCGATTACCGTGCCACCGGCGCAGGAGACTTCGACTTTTATCTCTCCTGCCCGGTCGTCCGGGATATCCAGACGGACATTACTGAACTGATCCTGCGGTATCTGGAGGAGCATGACCCTGTTGAGATCCCTTCCGGCCATCCGCTGACCGTTCTGACCTGA
- a CDS encoding PhnE/PtxC family ABC transporter permease, protein MSEKNKIPVVPRPLSIEETYAQRPRRWWLYTLVVIIVALLLVWSASGVEFKGIATKGSEVARGIATGLTHPDWNLLLGRITEDTSVTEIAGITISTEGVPYLLFQTIAIAFLGTLIGGILAIPFSFLACDRIVPKWLARIFRVLILLIRTIPSLVWALVWIRVTGPNAFCGVVTQSVCSIGMISKMYITAIEDLDVRILESLDASGCSGFQKIRCGIMPQIIPNFISTVIYRFDINMKDATTLGIVGAGGIGAPLIQCITSSRWSMVGAYLFGMILLMLVIEWLSTRIRNRLTRG, encoded by the coding sequence ATGAGTGAAAAGAATAAAATCCCGGTTGTTCCCCGCCCTCTGAGCATAGAGGAAACCTACGCACAGCGCCCGCGCCGCTGGTGGCTGTACACGCTGGTTGTAATCATCGTTGCGCTGCTGCTGGTCTGGTCCGCCAGCGGTGTGGAATTCAAAGGCATCGCCACAAAGGGATCTGAAGTTGCCCGCGGTATTGCCACAGGCCTGACCCATCCGGACTGGAACCTGCTGCTGGGGCGGATTACGGAGGATACCTCCGTCACAGAGATCGCCGGCATCACCATTTCCACGGAAGGCGTGCCCTATCTGCTTTTCCAGACCATCGCCATCGCCTTCCTCGGTACGTTGATCGGCGGTATCCTGGCCATTCCCTTCAGCTTCCTGGCCTGTGACCGGATTGTCCCCAAATGGCTTGCCCGCATCTTCCGCGTGCTGATCCTGCTCATCCGTACCATTCCCAGTCTGGTCTGGGCGCTGGTCTGGATCCGCGTCACCGGTCCCAACGCCTTCTGCGGTGTTGTCACCCAGAGCGTCTGTTCCATCGGTATGATCAGCAAGATGTACATCACCGCCATCGAGGATCTGGATGTACGTATTCTGGAATCCCTGGACGCCTCCGGCTGCTCCGGTTTCCAGAAGATCCGCTGCGGCATCATGCCCCAGATCATTCCGAATTTCATTTCCACAGTAATTTACCGGTTCGATATCAACATGAAGGATGCCACAACTCTGGGCATCGTCGGCGCCGGCGGTATCGGCGCCCCGCTGATCCAGTGCATCACTTCCAGCCGCTGGAGCATGGTCGGTGCCTATCTCTTCGGCATGATCCTGCTGATGCTTGTGATTGAGTGGCTTTCCACCCGGATCCGGAACCGTCTGACGAGAGGCTGA